Below is a window of Halogeometricum rufum DNA.
AATCATGTACGAGTGCGTCCGGAACGACGTGCCGTACGTCCTCGCGGGGTCCATCCGGGACGACGGCCCCCTCCCCGACACCATCACGGACGCGGTGGAGGCCCAGAAGGCCATCCGCGAACAGGCGCACGAGGCCGACATGGTGCTGATGCTGTCGACCCTCCTGCACTCCGTCGCCGTCGGCAACTGCCTCCCCTCGACGACGAAGGTTGTCTGCGTGGACATCAACCCCGCGACGGTGACGCAGTTGCTCGACCGGGGGAGTTCGCAGGCCATCGGCATGGTGACCGACATCGGGACGTTCGTGCCGACGCTGGCCGACGAGATACTGACGGGCGAGAGCGCCGTCACGGACGGCGGCGACGCCGAGGGCGACGGAGGGAACGACCGAGGCGACTCGGAGTCCGACGACTCGCGCGGCGGTCACTGCCCCGGACGCTGAGTCGGTTCGGGCCCCGTATCGATTCGTCCGCCGACCGACGCTCGGTCGACCCGTTCGAGAGAGACGCTCAGTCGACCCGTTCGAGAGAGACGCTCAGTCGACCCGTTCGAGAGAGACGCTCAGTCGACCCGTTCGAGAGAGACGCTCAGTCGACCCGTTCGAGAGAGACGCTCAGTCGACCCGTTCGAGAGAGACGCTCAGTCGACCTGTTCGAGAGGGACGACGGCCATCGGCACGTTCGCGTTGAGGAGAATCGACTGCGCCGTACTGCCGAAGACGACTTTCGACGTGGGGTTGCGCTTGCGGATACCGATGACGAGTTCGTCGGCGTCGACCTCCTCGGCGTACGAGAGGACGTCCTCGTCGGGGTCGTTGCCGCGGACGAACTGGTGCGTCTCCACCTCGGCGACCCCGCCGAGACGCGAACTGACGACGTTGAGCGCCTCCTCGCCGTCGAGGACGTCCTCGCTGGATGTCTCGGAACCGCCGACGAGAGAGTTCACCGCGTACACCGTGTCGTCCGCCGCCAGGCGCGACTGCAGGTAGTCACAGAGCACGGCGCTCGTGTCCACGTGGTTCGTCGCCAGAACGTACGTTGTCATATCCCACGACGGTCGTACGACGATAAAAATCCACCCCTTCGAGCGCTCCGCCCGTGCGGGGCCGCGATTCGGCACGGCACAAAACCTATACCGAACTCACGTGTCAGACGACCTATGAACCGCGACGCCGCCCTCGCGGGGGCCGCCGTCGGGGTGACCGCCCTCGCCCTCCTCGCAGTCGTGGCGGTCCCCGGTGTCCTCGCCGACCCGACCGAGGACGGGCCGGTGCGCCCCGGACCGGTCGACATCGCCGAGACGAACATCGGCTACGACGAGTCGGCGGTCCGCGGCGAGACGGTGACGCTCGGCGTGGAGACGCGCGTCAGACACCGCGGCAATCCGACGCCGAACGTGACGCTCCTCGTTCGCGCCGTCGACGCCGACTCCGGACTGGTCGAGACGACCCGAACGGTCGACGTCGGAACGCTCCGCGACGACGGCGAGACGGTCGTCGCGACGAACGTGACGGTCGAACGCGCCGGGGGCTACCGAATCGAGACGGTGCTGTTTCAGGACGAGCGGCGAGTGGACGGAACCGGCAAGACCGTCCGCGGACTGGAGGCGCTGACGCCGACGTACGCCCGTTCGACCGTCGCGTTCAGCGACCGGGCGGCGCTCCCCCCGCTCTCGGTCTCCGTCGCGGACGCCGCCGGGAACCGAACGACGCTGGACCTCGCGGCGTCGCTGACGAACGGCGGCGACGCCCCCTCGGAGGACCTCGCGGTGACGTTCGTCCTGCGGCAGGCCGACTCGAACGTCGTCGCCACGCGGGCGACGAGCGACGTGGACGCGATTCGGCCGGGACGAACCGCGACGACGACGGCGACGGCGACGGTGCCGACGGAGTACAACTACTATCTCGACGCCGTGCTGACGCGCGACGGCGTCGTCGTGGACACCGCGCGCACCGCCGTCAACCTCGATCCCACGAAGCGCATCTCCGTCAACGAGACGGAGGAGGAGGTCGAGTTCCGCGTCGAGGACTTCGAGTCCGGCGACGGCGACGGAGTCGAGCGCGAGACGGAGTTCGAGACGGAAGCGGGGACGGCGACGTCACAGCCCGGATTCGGGCCCGTCGCCGCCGTCGTCGCCCTCGCGGCGGCGGCGCTTCTGGCACGGAGGCGACACCGATGACCGACGAGACAGAGCAGACGACGGAGGCGGCGAACCGGACGGCCGACGGGCCGAACCGCGCGACCGGCGGCCCCGCGGACGAACGAACGGCGGGCGACCGGTCGGGGAGCGACCGGCAGGACGGCGACGGACCCCCGGGGGCGGACCCCGGCGGGTCGGACGCGTCTGACGGGTCCGACGGGTCCGAGACCGTCGACCGACTGCGCACCGTCCTCAACTACGCCGTCCTCGCGGGCCTGTTGCTCCTCGCGGTGCTCTCGGCGGTACAGTTGTACTGGGCCATCTCGCGCACCATCTCGACGTTCGTCGTCTACGAGTACCGCGCGCCGGTGCAGGCCGCGTTCAACCTCGTCGTCCTCCTCGTCGCCGCCCTCGGTATCTCGGTGCAACTGCGCCGCCTCACCGGGTCGGACGCGTCGGAGTGACGGCCGTCCGGACGCCGGACGCGGGACGGTCGCTCCCGGACCGCGGTACAAACTTTTCCCCCCGTCCCGCGTGGGTCGAGTCATGCCGAACTTCCTGTTCGTCTCCGCCGACGCCGCCCTCGTCACCGACCTCGCGTGGCAGGTCCATCGCGAGGGCCACGACGTGAAGTACTACATCGAGGCCGAGAGCGACCGCGAGATAGGCGACGGCTTCGTCCCGAAGACCGACGACTGGCGCGCCGAGGTAGACTGGGCTGACGTCGTCGTCTTCGACGACGTCTGGGTCGGGTCCGACGTGGGGACGGGTGAACTGGCGCAGGAACTCAGAGAGCGAGGGAAGGCCGTCGTCGGCGGCACGCCCAACACCGACCGACTGGAGGAGGACCGCGGGTACGCGATGGACGTGTTGGAGAGCCACGGCGTCGACACCGTCGACCACCACGTCTTCCACGACTTCGGGGAGGCAATCGACCACATCCGACGGAACCCCGCGCCGTACGTCGTAAAACCGCTCGGCGAGGTCCAGAACGTCAAGCGACTCCTCTACGTCGGAGACGAGGACGATGGCAGCGACGTGGTGGACGTGCTCCAGGCCTACGAGAAGGCGTGGGGGCACCGGATGAAGGGGTTCCAACTCCAGCGTCGGGTCGAGGGTGTGGAGATCGCCATCTGTGGGTTCTTCGACGGTGAGCGGTTCATCGACCAGGTCAATTTCAACTTTGAGCATAAGAAATTGTTCCCAGGAAACATCGGCCCGTCGACGGGCGAGATGGGTACGTCGATGTTCTGGGGCGGCCGAAACAAACTGTTCGAGGAGACGTTCGGCAGGCTCGAAGACTGGCTCGCCGAGGAGGGCTACGTCGGGAGTATCGACATCAACTGCATCGTCAACGAGACCGGCATCTATCCGCTAGAGTTCACCCCGCGATTCGGCTATCCGACGATCGCACTACAGGAAGAGTCGTTCGAGTCCTCGACCGGGCAGTTCTTCTACGACCTGGCCCACGGAAACGACCCTGAGTTAGAGGTCCACAACGGCTATCAGATCGGTGTGCGCGTCGTCCTCCCGCCGTTCCCGTTCGACGACGAGAAGACGTACGACGAGAACTCCCGAAACGCCGCCGTCGTCTTCCAGACTGAGAGCCGTGACGGAATCCACTTGGAAGACGTAAAAAAGATCGATGGACAGTGGCGGGTCGCCGGAGAGAGCGGCATGCCGCTCGTCGTGACAGGCAAAGGAGACACGATGCAGACCGCTCGCCGACAAGCCTACCAGCGCGTGGACGACATCGTCATCCCGAACCTCTACTACCGCGACGACATCGGCGAGCGGTGGATAGCCGGCGACGGCGACAGACTGCAGGCGTGGGGCTACCTCGGGCCGTAGCCGGGAGGGCGCGCGACGCTACGCAACGAACAGCCACGCGACGAACACGACGACGCCGCCGAGGAGGGTGCTGGCGACGGCGTGGAGTCGGAGTCGGTCGAGGATGGCGTGGGCGTCCCCGTCGACGGCGAGGTGGTCGTGAATCTCGCTGCCGATCTCACAGCGCGGCAGGAAGTCCATCGCCACGTGGAGGAACACGCCGGCGGCGAAGCCGAAGACGAGGCCGCGGAACGGCGCGGACTCGGGGAGGACGACGACGCTCGCGAGGATGGCGGCGATGCCGAGGGCGGCCGCCGGCAGCAGGAGGGCCGAGACGGCGCGTCCCTTCGAGGCGAGGCGTCGCGCGGCGGCGTAGCCCGCCGGTCCCTTGTGCGAGACGATGGCGAGGCCGAGCGTCGGGCCGAGATCCGGCATGTTGCCGTAGACGATGCCGATGATGAGGCCGGCCGAGAAGGCGTGCGCGGCGAGTTCGGCCACCGTGCGGTCCACGGGCAGGTCCATGTGGGCGAGGCGGTGACCGATCGTGTGCGAGGCGAAACCGATCAGCAACCCCGCCGCGATGCCGAACCCGCCGTACTGCGGGTGGTGGCCCATCGCCTGCGGCACGAGGAAGACGGCCGCACTCGTCACCATCGCACCGCTGGCGAGGCCGTACCCCCAGACGAGCGCGTTCGCTCCCTCGTCGTGGTGGCGCACCCCGAGCGGTGCCGCCAGCGCCATCGCCGCGAACGCCACCCACGTGATGCCCAGAAGCTTCCACGCACCGACGCTGGCCGCGTACGCCGAGAGACCGACGAAGACGACGGTGGCGCCGACGCCGACGCGCGAGAGTCGTGTCACGCTATTAACTCCGGCGTTGTGGTTAATAGGGCTCACGATACGACTCTCCCTCCTCGATTCGATAACGGTGACGGTCCGCGACTCCCCCCTCGCACCCGACCTACCGCGTCGCCTTCTTCCACGCGCGGAGGTCGAACCGGCCGCCGTCGAGTTCTTCCCGGGGGAGTTCCGTGGCGGCCCAGACGTACATCGGCGCCACGTCGTCGGGGCCTCTCCCCTGCCCGTCGGTCAACTCGGTCGCCACCAGTCCGGGGTCGACGACGCCGACGGCGGGCGCGGTGTCGGCCGCGAACTGTCGGGCGAGTCCCTCGACGGCCGCCTTCGAGACGGCGTAGGCCCCCATCCCGGGTTTGGTGTCGGCCGCGATCGACCCCGAGGGGACGAGGACGCGCGCGTCGTCGGCCGCGTGGGGGAGGGCCTCGCGGACGGCGGCGAACACGCCGCGGACGTTCGTCCGGAGGGTGTCGTCGAACCGGGTGTACGACTCCTCGCCCATCGGCGTCTCGCCGGGGGAACCGTGGTTCACGGCGGCGTTCGGCACGAGGACGGCGATACCGTCGTCGTGGCCGCCTCGCGCGGCCGTCTCCATCAGGCGTTCCACGTCGAACTCGTCGCGCACGTCGGCGCGGACGGCCTCCGCAGACCCGTCTACGACGTCCACCGCGGCGACCGCGTCGTCGAGGGCGTCGGCGTCGCGGGCGCACGCGACGACGTGCGCTCCCTCCCCCGCGAACGCGCGGACGAGGGCCGCACCGATTCCGCGACTCGCGCCCGTGACGACGACCGTTCTTCCAGTCAGGTCCATACGGTCCCTTGGGGCGAAGCGGAGGTAAAGCCACAGTTCCCGGAACCGGCCGCGGGCGCTCCCACAGTCAGTCGATTTATAGTTTCGTCATCCCTAGAGAGGGTATATGAACGCAGTCTCGGACCTCTCCGTCCTCGACGGAGCGTCCGTGGTCGTGGTCGGCGGCGGATTCGGCGGCCTCTCGACGGCGTGTTACCTCGCCGACGCGGGCGCCGACGTGACGCTACTGGAGAAGAACGAGCAGTTGGGCGGCCGGGCCAGTCGCCTCGAACGGGACGGGTTCCGCTTCGACATGGGACCGTCGTGGTACCTGATGCCCGACGTGTTCGAGGACTTCTTCGGCCACTTCGACCGGACGCCCTCCGACTACTACGAACTCACTCGCCTGGACCCCCACTACCGCATCTTCTTCAAGGACGGCGACCAGGTGGATATGGTTCCGGACCGCGAACGGAACCGCGAGACGTTCGAGTCGTACGAACCCGGCGCGGGCGAGCAGTTCGAGCGGTATCTGGAGAAGTCGAAGAAGAACTACGAGGTGGGGATGGAACACTTCGTCTACACCGACCGGACGAAACTGTCCGACTTCGCCGACTGGAACGTCGTGAAGAACGCGCGGGGACTGTCGCTCGTCGGGTCGATGCAGGACCACGTCGAGCGCTACTTCGACCACCCGAAACTCCAGCAGATAATGCAGTACACCCTCGTCTTCCTCGGGGGCGCGCCCAACAACACGCCCGCGCTCTACAACCTGATGAGTCACGTGGACTTCAACATGGGCGTCTACTACCCGGAGGGGGGCCTCGGCGGCGTCGTGGACGCGATGGTCTCGCTGGGCGAGGAACTCGGCGTCGACTTCCGCGTCGATAGCCCGGTGGCCGAGATTCGGGGGCGCGAGGGTGCGTTCGTCACCCGCACCGAAGACGGCCGCGAGTTCTACTCCGACTACGTCGTCAGCGACGCCGACTACCGACACACGGAGATGGAACTGCTGCCCGAGGGGAAGCGGCAGTACGACGAGGACTACTGGGAGTCACGGACGTACGCCCCCTCGGCGTACCTGCTGTACCTTGGCGTCGAGGGCGACGTGCCCGAACTCGAACACCACACGCTCGTCCTCCCGACGGACTGGAACGACCACTTCGAGAAGATTTTCGACGACCCGGCGTGGCCGGACGACCCGGCGTACTACCTCTGCGTCCCCTCGAAGACGGACGACACCGTCGCGCCCGAGGGCCACTCGAACCTGTTCGTCCTCGTCCCCGTCGCGGCCGGACTCGACGACACGCCCGAACAGCGCGAACGCTACCGTGACCTCGTCCTGGACGACATCGCCGAACACACCGGCGAGGACCTGCGCGACCGAATCGTCCTCGAGGAGTCGTTCTGCGTGGACGACTTCACGGAGCGGTACAACGCGACGCAGGGGACGGCGCTGGGCCTCGCGCACACGCTCCGACAGACGGCGCTCCTCCGCCCGCCCCACCACTCGGAGAAGGTTCCGGGGCTCTACTTCACCGGTTCGTTCACCACGCCCGGCATCGGCGTTCCGATGTGTCTCATCAGCGGGCAACTGACGGCCGAGGAGATGGCCGAGCGGACGGCGTGATGGGCGGCGCGATGAACGCACGCGGCCGGCTCACGTACCTGTTCACCCTCTCGCGCCCGCGCTTTTGGCTCTACCTCGCGGGCCCGATACTCGTCGGCGTCGCGTTCGCCGCCGACGCCACGAGCGACCTGTTCACGACCGCCGCCGTCGTCCTGTTCGGCTACTTCCTCGTCCCGGGGAACGTCCTCCTCTACGGCGTCAACGACGCCTTCGACGCCGACGTGGACGAACCGAACCCGAAGAAGGACGAACGGGAGGCGCGCTGGCGGGGCGACGCCGCCGTCACCGCCGCCGTCGTCGGGGCGGGGCTGCTCGGACTCGCCCTGTTCGCCGTCGTCCCCCGACTCGCGTGGCCCTACCTCGCCGGGTTCTTCGTCCTCGGCGTGGAGTACAGCGCGCCGCCGTTCCGGTTCAAGACGACGCCGTTCCTCGACTCCCTGTCGAACGGGCTCTACGTCCTCCCCGGCGCGGCGGCGTTCGCGGCCGTCGCGGGTCGTCACCCGCCGCTGGCGGCCCTCGTCGGGGCGTGGACGTGGGCGATGGGGATGCACACGTTCTCGGCCGTCCCGGACATCGAACCGGACCGCGAGGCGGGCATCCGAACGACGGCGACGTTCCTCGGCGAGCGTCGGACGTACGTCTACTGCGTCGCCTGCTGGCTGGCGGCCGCAACCGCCTTCGCCCTCGTCGACTGGCGACTGGGCGCGGTGCTGCTGGCGTACCCGCTCACCGTCGTCGCCGTCGCCGCCTCGGGCATCAGCGTCGACCGCGCGTACTGGTGGTTCCCGGCGCTGAACACGCTGGTCGGGATGGCGCTCACGATGGGCGCGCTCTGGAGGCTCCTGTATGGCTGAATCCGGCCTCTCGCTGTCGAACCGGCTGCCGGGAACTCGCGAGGAGTGGGAGCACCGACTGGACCGACTGGTCCGGGAGAACCGCTTCACCATCTCGGTGTTCTTCCCGCTGAACGGCGTCTTCCTCCTCCTCGCCAGCGCCGAAGGGGTCTTCGCCGGGACGCCGCTCGCACCGCTCGCGTTCAACGGGCTGTTCATCCTGCTCGGAACGCTCGTGATGCGTTCGCCCCTCCTCGTCGGCGTCCTCCCGCACACCACCCGCCGGGCGGCCACCGGCGTCGGCCTGTTGGCGCTGTACGCCTACGCCATCGAGTACGTGGGCGTCCACACCGGCGTCCCGTACGGCGAGTTCGCCTACGGCGTCGACCTCGGGCCGACCGTCGCCGGGGTTCCGCTGGGCCTGCCGGTGTTCTTCGTCCCCCTCGTGATGAACGCGTACCTGCTCTGTCTGCTCCTGCTGGGCGACAGGGCCGAGAACGCGGCCGTCCGCCTCGGGTCCGTCGTCGCCGCCGTGTTGGCGATGGACGTCGTGTTGGACCCCGGTGCCGTCGCGCTCGGCTTCTGGGAGTACTACCCGCCGGGCGCGTTCTACGGCGTCCCGCTCTCGAACTACGTCGGCTGGGTGCTCAGCGCCACCGTCGCCGTCGTCCTCCTCGACTGGGGCTACGACCGACGCGTCCTGCTCGGCCGCCTCGCCGAGTGCGAGTTCATGCTTGACGACCTCGTCTCGTTCGTCATCCTCTGGGGCGGCATCAACGCGTGGTTCGGTAACTGGCTCGCCGTCGCCGTCGCCGCCCTGTTCGGCGTCGGCCTCCTGAAGACCGAGCGATTCGACTCGCGCGTGCTTCGGTTCGGCCGACGCCGGGAGTCCGGCGAGAACAGTTCCGACTGACCCGTAGCCGTCTGCGTGCGGCCTACTCGCCGCGCGTGAAACTGCGGACCCAGTCGCTGAGCCGTCCGCCGAACAGGCTCGGCGTCAGCGAACGCGCCACGCCGGAGTGGCCGTGCTCGCGGTGGGTGTGGTCGTCGCTCTCGGCGGGGTACGGCACGGCGCTCACGGTCCGGAACACCGCCTCGGGGTCCCGTTTGAACGCCCAGTGGAGCCTCGTCTTCGCGAGGAGCGCGAGTTTCCGCGTCGTCGAGATGGACGGCGTGACCGAGAGCACGTCGTAGTTCCGGCGGCGAATCTCGCGGTGGTGGTCGGCGTACAGCACCGCCGAGAGGAGGACGGCGAACTGGCA
It encodes the following:
- a CDS encoding universal stress protein, with the translated sequence MTTYVLATNHVDTSAVLCDYLQSRLAADDTVYAVNSLVGGSETSSEDVLDGEEALNVVSSRLGGVAEVETHQFVRGNDPDEDVLSYAEEVDADELVIGIRKRNPTSKVVFGSTAQSILLNANVPMAVVPLEQVD
- a CDS encoding DUF7490 domain-containing protein, yielding MNRDAALAGAAVGVTALALLAVVAVPGVLADPTEDGPVRPGPVDIAETNIGYDESAVRGETVTLGVETRVRHRGNPTPNVTLLVRAVDADSGLVETTRTVDVGTLRDDGETVVATNVTVERAGGYRIETVLFQDERRVDGTGKTVRGLEALTPTYARSTVAFSDRAALPPLSVSVADAAGNRTTLDLAASLTNGGDAPSEDLAVTFVLRQADSNVVATRATSDVDAIRPGRTATTTATATVPTEYNYYLDAVLTRDGVVVDTARTAVNLDPTKRISVNETEEEVEFRVEDFESGDGDGVERETEFETEAGTATSQPGFGPVAAVVALAAAALLARRRHR
- a CDS encoding phosphoribosylamine--glycine ligase, whose translation is MPNFLFVSADAALVTDLAWQVHREGHDVKYYIEAESDREIGDGFVPKTDDWRAEVDWADVVVFDDVWVGSDVGTGELAQELRERGKAVVGGTPNTDRLEEDRGYAMDVLESHGVDTVDHHVFHDFGEAIDHIRRNPAPYVVKPLGEVQNVKRLLYVGDEDDGSDVVDVLQAYEKAWGHRMKGFQLQRRVEGVEIAICGFFDGERFIDQVNFNFEHKKLFPGNIGPSTGEMGTSMFWGGRNKLFEETFGRLEDWLAEEGYVGSIDINCIVNETGIYPLEFTPRFGYPTIALQEESFESSTGQFFYDLAHGNDPELEVHNGYQIGVRVVLPPFPFDDEKTYDENSRNAAVVFQTESRDGIHLEDVKKIDGQWRVAGESGMPLVVTGKGDTMQTARRQAYQRVDDIVIPNLYYRDDIGERWIAGDGDRLQAWGYLGP
- a CDS encoding ZIP family metal transporter yields the protein MTRLSRVGVGATVVFVGLSAYAASVGAWKLLGITWVAFAAMALAAPLGVRHHDEGANALVWGYGLASGAMVTSAAVFLVPQAMGHHPQYGGFGIAAGLLIGFASHTIGHRLAHMDLPVDRTVAELAAHAFSAGLIIGIVYGNMPDLGPTLGLAIVSHKGPAGYAAARRLASKGRAVSALLLPAAALGIAAILASVVVLPESAPFRGLVFGFAAGVFLHVAMDFLPRCEIGSEIHDHLAVDGDAHAILDRLRLHAVASTLLGGVVVFVAWLFVA
- a CDS encoding SDR family NAD(P)-dependent oxidoreductase; amino-acid sequence: MTGRTVVVTGASRGIGAALVRAFAGEGAHVVACARDADALDDAVAAVDVVDGSAEAVRADVRDEFDVERLMETAARGGHDDGIAVLVPNAAVNHGSPGETPMGEESYTRFDDTLRTNVRGVFAAVREALPHAADDARVLVPSGSIAADTKPGMGAYAVSKAAVEGLARQFAADTAPAVGVVDPGLVATELTDGQGRGPDDVAPMYVWAATELPREELDGGRFDLRAWKKATR
- a CDS encoding phytoene desaturase family protein, which encodes MNAVSDLSVLDGASVVVVGGGFGGLSTACYLADAGADVTLLEKNEQLGGRASRLERDGFRFDMGPSWYLMPDVFEDFFGHFDRTPSDYYELTRLDPHYRIFFKDGDQVDMVPDRERNRETFESYEPGAGEQFERYLEKSKKNYEVGMEHFVYTDRTKLSDFADWNVVKNARGLSLVGSMQDHVERYFDHPKLQQIMQYTLVFLGGAPNNTPALYNLMSHVDFNMGVYYPEGGLGGVVDAMVSLGEELGVDFRVDSPVAEIRGREGAFVTRTEDGREFYSDYVVSDADYRHTEMELLPEGKRQYDEDYWESRTYAPSAYLLYLGVEGDVPELEHHTLVLPTDWNDHFEKIFDDPAWPDDPAYYLCVPSKTDDTVAPEGHSNLFVLVPVAAGLDDTPEQRERYRDLVLDDIAEHTGEDLRDRIVLEESFCVDDFTERYNATQGTALGLAHTLRQTALLRPPHHSEKVPGLYFTGSFTTPGIGVPMCLISGQLTAEEMAERTA
- a CDS encoding prenyltransferase; this encodes MNARGRLTYLFTLSRPRFWLYLAGPILVGVAFAADATSDLFTTAAVVLFGYFLVPGNVLLYGVNDAFDADVDEPNPKKDEREARWRGDAAVTAAVVGAGLLGLALFAVVPRLAWPYLAGFFVLGVEYSAPPFRFKTTPFLDSLSNGLYVLPGAAAFAAVAGRHPPLAALVGAWTWAMGMHTFSAVPDIEPDREAGIRTTATFLGERRTYVYCVACWLAAATAFALVDWRLGAVLLAYPLTVVAVAASGISVDRAYWWFPALNTLVGMALTMGALWRLLYG
- the cruF gene encoding bisanhydrobacterioruberin hydratase, whose product is MAESGLSLSNRLPGTREEWEHRLDRLVRENRFTISVFFPLNGVFLLLASAEGVFAGTPLAPLAFNGLFILLGTLVMRSPLLVGVLPHTTRRAATGVGLLALYAYAIEYVGVHTGVPYGEFAYGVDLGPTVAGVPLGLPVFFVPLVMNAYLLCLLLLGDRAENAAVRLGSVVAAVLAMDVVLDPGAVALGFWEYYPPGAFYGVPLSNYVGWVLSATVAVVLLDWGYDRRVLLGRLAECEFMLDDLVSFVILWGGINAWFGNWLAVAVAALFGVGLLKTERFDSRVLRFGRRRESGENSSD